One stretch of Scatophagus argus isolate fScaArg1 chromosome 18, fScaArg1.pri, whole genome shotgun sequence DNA includes these proteins:
- the avl9 gene encoding late secretory pathway protein AVL9 homolog yields MESHSRDELKGPVLHIVVVGFHHKKGCQVEFSYPPLMPDEGHDSNLLPEEWKYLPFLALPDGAHNYQEDTVYFHLPPLSGDMKCVYGVSCYRQIEAKALKVRQADVTRETVQKSVCVLSRVPLYGLLQAKLQLITHAYFEEKDFSQISILKELYDHMNGSLRGSSLEGSQVYLGLSPRDLILHFRHKVLILFKLILLEKKVLFYVSPVNRLVGALMTVLSLFPGMMEHGLVDSSHYRPKSSVSEDVSLVESVSGAEEFVSVSVTDIANTTLEPEGEETTQPAADSLSSGNSTEGDNHLLKPPSRTSPESSESDWETLDPSVLEESCPKEVAEVKDMGSDLPDAFDSKPGTPITVQPQAASGQGGVVQGLVSGLEEDQYGLPLPIFTKGYLCLPYMALQQHHLLSDVTVRGFVAGATNILFRQQRHLSDAIVDVEEAVIQIQDPELRKILSLTTADLRFADYLVKHVTENRDDVFLDGTGWEGGDEWIRAQFTLYLHSLLSSALQQDNERLLADYGVPFISAWKITHNYRVWYSNKHPAMAAITPGHPFQGQYSVADVKLRLSHSVQNSERGKKIGNAMITTSRSVVQTGKVVGQSVGGALTSAKSAMSSWFSTLAQPAAVSTPARSEPATEVKP; encoded by the exons ATGGAGTCTCACAGCAGAGACGAACTAAAGGGACCGGTGCTGCATATAGTGGTGGTTGGATTTCACCACAAAAAGGGCTGTCAG GTTGAATTCTCCTACCCGCCGTTGATGCCAGACGAGGGGCATGACAGTAACCTGCTGCCAGAGGAGTGGAAGTACCTCCCTTTCCTCGCTCTTCCGGACGGAGCGCACAACTACCAAGAAG aCACTGTGTATTTTCACCTGCCGCCACTGAGTGGAGACATGAAGTGTGTCTACGGAGTTTCCTGTTATCGCCAAATAGAAGCAAAG GCTCTAAAGGTCCGACAGGCTGATGTTACCAGGGAAACTGTTCAGAAAAGCGTCTGCGTCCTCAGTCGAGTG CCTCTCTATGGTCTGCTTCAAGCAAAACTACAGCTGATCACGCACGCCTACTTTGAGGAGAAGGACTTCTCTCAGATCTCTATTTTAAAG GAACTGTACGACCACATGAACGGATCTCTGAGGGGTTCGTCTCTTGAGGGATCGCAGGTTTATCTTG gGTTGTCGCCAAGAGATTTAATACTGCACTTTCGACACAAG GTTCTCATTCTCTTCAAGCTTATTCTGCTGGAGAAGAAG GTGCTGTTCTATGTGTCACCTGTAAACAGACTGGTGGGAGCTCTGATGACAGTGTTATCACTGTTTCCAG GTATGATGGAGCATGGCCTGGTGGACTCATCCCATTACAGGCCCAAGAGCAGCGTGTCGGAGGATGTGAGTCTTGTGGAGAGTGTTTCGGGAGCCGAGGAGTTCGTCTCTGTGTCCGTCACCGACATTGCCAACACCACGCTGGAACCGGAGGGGGAGGAGACCACCCAGCCTGCTGCAGATTCACTGTCCTCTGGGAACAGCACGGAGGGGGACAACCACCTCCTCAAACCCCCGTCACGCACCTCCCCAGAGTCCTCCGAAAGTGACTGGGAGACTCTGGACCCCAGTGTGTTAGAAGAAAGTTGTCCTAAAGAGGTGGCAGAGGTGAAAGACATGGGTTCAGACCTACCGGATGCCTTCGACTCCAAACCGGGCACACCAATCACTGTGCAGCCACAAGCCGCCAGTGGACAGGGAGGGGTCGTCCAGGGTCTGGTGTCTGGTCTGGAGGAGGATCAGTATGGCCTGCCGCTCCCCATCTTCACAAAG gGTTACCTGTGTCTGCCCTACATGGCCCTGCAGCAGCATCACCTTCTGTCAGACGTGACTGTGCGTGGCTTCGTTGCAGGGGCGACGAACATCCTCTTCCGCCAGCAGAGGCACCTCAGTGATGCAATTGTTGAC GTGGAAGAAGCTGTAATCCAGATCCAGGACCCAGAGCTCCGGAAGATCCTGAGCCTGACGACGGCAGACCTGCGTTTCGCAGACTACCTGGTCAAACACGTGACAGAGAACCGTGATGATGTTTTCCTGGACGGGACGGGCTGGGAGGGTGGAGATGAGTGGATCAGAGCCCAGTTCACCCTCTACCTCCACTCCTTACTGTCTTCTGCATTACAGCAAG ATAACGAGAGGCTGCTGGCTGATTACGGCGTGCCGTTCATCTCAGCCTGGAAGATCACCCACAACTACCGGGTGTGGTACAGCAACAAGCACCCTGCCATGGCCGCCATCACCCCAGG TCACCCGTTCCAGGGCCAGTACAGTGTTGCTGATGTGAAATTACGACTCTCACA ctcGGTGCAGAACAGcgagagagggaagaagattGGAAACGCCATGATCACCACCAGTCGCAGTGTGGTCCAGACTGGGAAGGTTGTAG GTCAGTCAGTGGGCGGAGCATTGACCAGCGCCAAGTCAGCCATGTCCTCCTGGTTCTCCACATTGGCACAGCCTGCAGCTGTAAGCACACCAGCCAGATCAGAGCCTGCCACAGAGGTCAAACCCTGA